The proteins below come from a single Sorghum bicolor cultivar BTx623 chromosome 4, Sorghum_bicolor_NCBIv3, whole genome shotgun sequence genomic window:
- the LOC8078895 gene encoding (+)-neomenthol dehydrogenase has protein sequence MMEGHVRGQDEKEVAVVTGGNRGIGLEICRQLASKGVTVVLTARDEMRGAEAVKNLAAQGLSNVLFHQLEVGDLSSAARLADFIRDKFGKLDILVNNAAIAGSKTEISDPESFKLELAGMNTQEKLERIRRHTTDPYDKAEECLRTNYHGTKIVTEAHLPLLHLSSHGRIVNISSRFGLLRFFSGDKLKKELDNIDDLSEERLDELSELFLNHFKNGQLEPYGWPTEGGYLAYKVSKALVNAYSRIVAKKHPTLRVNCAHPGFVSTDMSFHTGDLTVEEGARGALILALVPKGGTTGVFLNRTEVASFV, from the exons ATGATGGAAGGACACGTACGCGGGCAAGATGAAAAAGA GGTGGCCGTGGTTACCGGAGGGAACAGAGGGATTGGGTTAGAAATATGCAGGCAGCTTGCTTCCAAAGGAGTCACGGTAGTATTGACAGCCAGGGACGAGATGAGGGGTGCAGAAGCGGTCAAAAATCTTGCAGCGCAGGGGCTATCCAACGTCCTGTTTCATCAACTGGAGGTTGGAGATCTCTCAAGCGCTGCACGTCTCGCTGATTTTATCCGAGACAAATTTGGCAAACTGGATATATTG GTCAACAATGCAGCAATTGCCGGGTCCAAAACAGAGATCAGCGATCCAGAATCTTTCAAGTTAGAG CTTGCAGGCATGAATACCCAGGAAAAGCTCGAAAGGATCAGGAGGCACACCACAGACCCTTACGACAAAGCAGAGGAGTGCTTAAGAACAAACTACCATGGCACCAAAATTGTCACAGAAGCGCATCTTCCTCTCCTGCACCTCTCGTCGCATGGAAGAATTGTAAACATATCATCTCGTTTCGGACTACTCAGG TTTTTCAGTGGCGATAAACTTAAGAAGGAGCTAGACAACATTGATGACCTATCCGAAGAGAGATTAGATGAGCTGTCAGAATTGTTTCTCAATCACTTCAAGAATGGCCAGCTAGAACCCTATGGGTGGCCGACTGAAGGAGGGTATCTTGCATATAAAGTGTCCAAGGCTCTTGTCAATGCTTATTCGAGAATCGTTGCAAAGAAGCACCCAACACTTCGTGTGAATTGTGCGCATCCTGGCTTTGTCAGTACAGACATGAGCTTCCACACCGGAGATCTCACAGTCGAGGAAGGCGCAAGGGGAGCTTTGATTCTAGCTCTCGTACCCAAGGGAGGCACGACCGGAGTGTTCTTGAACCGCACAGAGGTCGCATCCTTCGTGTAA
- the LOC8078896 gene encoding salutaridine reductase, which produces MEGAIPKPSEKRVALVTGGNRGMGFEICRQLASGGLTVVLTARSETRGAEAVDRLRGLGLPDVVFHQLDITEPASAARLADFVRSKFGKLDVLVNNAGIMGVTMEVGDEAAIKEMMVGKDQNEIAEWLKQRTTQNTEQAEECVRINYHGTKTVTEALLPLVQSSSDGRIVNVTSAFGLLRFLSGEELRQELSSIETLTKQRLDELSALFLEDYKSGKLEPRGWPTDQVYAAYQASKALVSAYTRILARENPALRVNCVHPGYVETEMNCNTGDLTAAEGARVSVAVALADQGGVTGAYFDRTEIASFV; this is translated from the exons GGTGGCCCTGGTCACCGGCGGGAACCGGGGCATGGGGTTCGAGATATGCCGGCAGCTGGCGTCCGGCGGGCTCACCGTCGTCCTGACGGCGCGGAGCGAGACGAGGGGCGCCGAGGCGGTCGACAGGCTTCGCGGCCTCGGCCTGCCGGACGTCGTGTTCCACCAGCTGGACATCACGGAGCCCGCCAGCGCTGCTCGCTTGGCTGATTTCGTCAGGAGCAAGTTCGGCAAGCTCGATGTGTTG GTCAACAACGCAGGAATAATGGGAGTGACGATGGAGGTTGGCGACGAGGCAGCCATCAAAGAAATG ATGGTAGGCAAGGACCAGAACGAGATTGCAGAATGGCTGAAGCAGCGGACCACGCAGAACACCGAGCAAGCAGAGGAATGCGTCAGAATTAACTACCACGGCACCAAAACCGTCACCGAAGCGCTCCTTCCGCTCGTGCAATCCTCCTCCGATGGAAGGATCGTCAACGTCACTTCAGCCTTTGGGCTACTCAGG TTTTTGAGCGGCGAGGAGCTCCGGCAGGAGCTGAGCAGCATCGAGACGCTGACGAAGCAACGGCTGGACGAGCTGTCTGCGCTGTTCCTGGAGGACTACAAGAGCGGCAAGCTGGAGCCCCGTGGGTGGCCGACCGACCAGGTGTACGCGGCGTACCAGGCGTCCAAGGCGCTCGTCTCCGCCTACACGAGGATCCTCGCCAGGGAGAACCCGGCGCTGCGGGTCAACTGCGTGCACCCGGGCTACGTCGAGACGGAGATGAACTGCAACACCGGTGACCTGACGGCCGCGGAAGGCGCCAGGGTCTCAGTCGCGGTCGCTCTCGCCGACCAGGGCGGCGTCACCGGCGCTTACTTCGACCGCACTGAAATAGCTTCGTTCGTGTAA